One Cohnella candidum genomic region harbors:
- a CDS encoding cadherin-like beta sandwich domain-containing protein, translating to MRFRKGLLYGLALLLAALPLINLTANTVHAATSRVAIIKSMSGTVQVKKSGGSKLFKAFAKMSLNEGDVLSTSANSSAVLQFANGTSEDDKMSVASGTTLTFSKLSDKNGTKTKVSMLNGSAWVDVKSISSKSDEFTLETPTAIMGVRGTHLLVNVNPETGATRLTVAAGVVNTKPAGSDESYDVKPGNNALVTKEQEDVGEIIVAPADLDTLMKQNDKSLIEAIVTAAGEIVKENQQKLDQYFEDAGVSNDLSRKKTNVENLLGAIVDNAVKNGLISQDRVNQLVQEAQTQTGVTIDLSKKNIVLSDEEKRLQYEQKKKDDEAKKAADEQRKKDEDERKKLADLNKKIEEERLRREEENKKSDEEKKKKAQEEYEKLLSEAEKQRFVESKKKLDAASTPGNQPVPVSQPSSSVVLSDNAQLQSLRAFGYTDDSSSAAPITVTQSSVDPTEYEASVSNNIQKIVATFVTQESNATVKYHSAVLTSKTTEKLALNAPGDETTFDFVVMAPNGVTTRNYTLTVTRAPSEPTYQISDYLSSFSATDGDNTLTWHSFRDVENIPITRLDTPADSIDLTLNFVSNNYSAALYGWGDSEYREIPADQMRAAPVQTWETSGSKSVTLQEGMNFYFLYVYDNAKEESSDEYEIPVALFIIENGKPVPNIKVGYRPAAQIGPNTYLSTVYGGALGANLYMNFFDSDYTSWASVKTVNGAEVATPYEIPLPLSPAGIHSFDIVTEDIAEVYHDEYNLKVYNGDSSRYSMSFNMAYHYNGADYSISLTHPGGGSYGYSTGSVESSVVSAVYMPVFSTDIGVTAAVYKNGVLQNPASLPLDFGANSFDLVASDSEGWSNYRIIITRPYPEPELTDVRIDSASLSGFVPWNHTYTNNVSTDVEGVALEYTPNGYSGIEWTVWKEGSPDTEVTAGEGGIYFLELQDGDNYYQIKPDDGSDPYWITIHRPSA from the coding sequence GTGAGATTCCGAAAAGGGCTTCTTTACGGGTTGGCTCTGTTGCTGGCAGCTTTACCCCTGATCAACTTAACGGCTAATACTGTTCATGCGGCAACATCACGTGTCGCGATCATCAAATCAATGAGCGGCACCGTGCAAGTCAAAAAATCCGGAGGTTCCAAGCTGTTTAAAGCTTTCGCGAAAATGAGCTTAAACGAAGGAGACGTTCTCTCCACATCCGCTAACAGCTCTGCAGTTCTTCAATTCGCGAACGGAACCTCCGAAGATGATAAAATGTCGGTCGCTTCCGGAACGACACTGACTTTTTCCAAGCTTTCCGACAAGAACGGGACAAAGACGAAAGTCAGCATGCTTAACGGTTCGGCTTGGGTGGACGTCAAGTCGATCTCCTCCAAGAGCGATGAGTTCACGTTGGAAACGCCTACCGCGATCATGGGCGTCCGGGGAACTCATTTGCTTGTTAACGTTAACCCGGAAACCGGTGCAACACGGTTGACAGTGGCGGCTGGCGTCGTCAACACGAAACCTGCTGGAAGCGACGAATCCTACGACGTGAAGCCAGGCAATAATGCCTTAGTCACTAAAGAACAAGAGGACGTCGGGGAGATTATTGTGGCACCTGCCGATCTCGATACCTTGATGAAGCAGAACGACAAATCCCTCATAGAAGCGATCGTAACAGCCGCGGGAGAAATCGTAAAAGAGAACCAACAAAAATTGGATCAGTATTTCGAGGATGCAGGCGTGTCCAATGATCTATCCCGCAAGAAAACCAACGTGGAGAACTTGCTCGGAGCTATCGTTGACAATGCGGTGAAAAACGGTCTTATTTCACAAGATCGAGTGAACCAATTGGTTCAGGAAGCCCAAACACAAACGGGTGTAACGATCGATCTCAGCAAAAAGAATATCGTCCTTTCCGACGAAGAGAAGCGTCTTCAGTACGAACAAAAGAAAAAGGATGATGAAGCGAAAAAAGCGGCGGACGAACAACGGAAAAAGGATGAAGACGAACGTAAAAAGCTTGCTGATCTGAACAAAAAAATTGAAGAAGAACGGCTGAGGCGCGAAGAGGAAAATAAGAAATCGGACGAGGAGAAAAAGAAAAAAGCCCAGGAGGAATACGAGAAGCTTCTCTCGGAGGCGGAAAAACAGCGATTCGTCGAAAGTAAGAAAAAACTGGATGCAGCTTCGACACCTGGAAATCAACCCGTGCCGGTCAGCCAACCGTCTTCAAGCGTTGTGTTATCCGATAACGCACAATTGCAATCGCTCAGGGCGTTTGGTTACACGGACGATTCCAGTTCAGCCGCTCCGATCACCGTAACGCAATCGTCCGTTGATCCGACCGAATACGAGGCGTCGGTAAGCAACAACATCCAAAAAATCGTCGCGACGTTCGTAACTCAGGAATCGAACGCCACGGTGAAATACCACTCTGCGGTTCTGACGTCGAAAACCACGGAGAAGCTAGCCTTAAACGCTCCTGGTGACGAAACGACTTTCGATTTTGTCGTTATGGCGCCTAACGGCGTGACAACTCGCAATTATACCCTAACCGTCACGAGGGCACCAAGCGAGCCGACTTACCAAATATCCGACTACTTAAGTTCATTTAGCGCGACGGACGGGGATAACACGCTTACTTGGCACTCTTTTAGGGATGTAGAGAACATACCTATTACGAGGCTCGATACCCCCGCCGACAGTATCGATTTGACTTTGAATTTTGTCAGCAACAATTACAGTGCAGCCCTTTACGGATGGGGGGACTCGGAATACCGCGAAATTCCGGCTGATCAGATGCGCGCGGCTCCCGTTCAAACCTGGGAAACGAGCGGCAGTAAGTCCGTAACGTTGCAAGAAGGTATGAACTTCTATTTCCTTTACGTATACGACAATGCCAAAGAAGAGTCATCTGACGAATATGAGATCCCGGTCGCGCTCTTTATCATTGAGAATGGGAAACCCGTTCCGAATATCAAAGTAGGCTATCGGCCGGCTGCCCAAATCGGACCCAATACGTATCTCTCTACTGTGTACGGCGGAGCTTTGGGAGCGAATTTGTATATGAATTTCTTTGATTCGGATTATACCTCGTGGGCATCCGTGAAGACCGTCAATGGTGCGGAGGTGGCAACTCCTTACGAAATTCCGCTTCCACTGTCTCCAGCGGGCATTCATTCTTTCGATATCGTAACGGAGGATATCGCTGAGGTTTATCATGATGAATATAACTTGAAAGTATACAATGGCGATTCTTCCCGTTACAGTATGAGTTTTAATATGGCCTATCATTACAATGGGGCAGACTATTCAATCTCGTTAACGCATCCAGGTGGGGGGAGTTACGGCTATTCAACTGGCAGTGTGGAAAGTTCTGTTGTCTCTGCCGTCTACATGCCGGTTTTCTCAACAGATATCGGGGTAACGGCTGCCGTATACAAAAATGGCGTCTTACAAAATCCAGCCAGCCTCCCCCTGGATTTTGGAGCCAACTCCTTCGACTTGGTAGCGAGCGACAGTGAAGGGTGGTCCAACTATCGCATTATCATCACTCGACCTTATCCGGAGCCGGAGTTGACGGATGTACGAATAGACAGCGCGAGCTTATCGGGCTTTGTTCCGTGGAATCATACTTATACCAATAACGTTTCAACAGACGTTGAGGGTGTAGCTCTTGAATATACGCCGAACGGATATTCGGGGATCGAGTGGACGGTATGGAAAGAGGGTAGTCCTGATACGGAAGTGACGGCAGGCGAGGGAGGAATCTACTTCTTGGAATTGCAGGATGGAGATAACTATTACCAGATAAAGCCGGATGACGGATCCGATCCGTACTGGATTACGATCCATCGTCCCTCTGCTTGA
- a CDS encoding stalk domain-containing protein, with amino-acid sequence MNKKLKNLSALLLGFTLTVSWATSSFAAADTSWTTSSKLYEIRTWAGKAEWGHENGAANAATFFHPHSVVALPDGKLLVSDNGNHLLRTLTAEQVSAYAGLDLGEDDAGLPKGGLNDAILAQSAFELPSGLAIDVTGNIYVADTGNNAIRKITKDGKVTTLAGNGKIGSTDGIGSEASFDHPTDVAVDAKGNIYVADTLNHVIRKIATDGKVTTLTAASTRNVEYFPGAVEDAGDFLDGAISSAKFNEPSGVAVDAKGNLYVSDRGNQRIRYLDFASGQVTTVAGGGSYASQASYVEGDYVDGAAAAARFNAPEGLTVTADGTVVVADSLNHAIRLIKGGQVSTLAGVGSEYGQTDGVTGSAQFNHPTDVTVLADGRLAIADEYGNKIRVLQKYTKPATLPSKTINVLLNGKLVPSDVPAQMKSNYTFLPVRAVSEALQYKVTNNNATDEAFLTKGDTTYTIKSGSKTVIKTVNGVNTTVTLNAPAFIKQNRMFLPVRFFAEENNLDIQWDQSATTVVIRDKTF; translated from the coding sequence ATGAACAAAAAGTTAAAGAACTTATCCGCCCTTTTACTAGGATTTACGCTTACGGTTTCTTGGGCGACTTCTTCTTTCGCCGCAGCCGACACATCTTGGACAACCTCATCTAAACTCTATGAAATCCGCACGTGGGCAGGTAAAGCTGAGTGGGGACACGAGAACGGAGCGGCGAATGCCGCGACGTTCTTCCACCCACACTCGGTTGTAGCGTTGCCGGACGGTAAATTGCTCGTTTCCGATAACGGCAACCATTTGCTTCGCACTTTGACTGCGGAACAAGTTTCCGCTTATGCGGGCCTGGACCTAGGCGAGGATGATGCAGGCTTGCCGAAAGGCGGCTTGAATGATGCGATTCTGGCCCAGTCGGCGTTCGAGCTGCCTTCCGGTTTGGCGATCGACGTTACCGGCAACATTTATGTGGCCGATACCGGAAACAACGCAATCCGTAAAATCACGAAAGACGGCAAAGTCACGACTCTTGCAGGTAACGGAAAAATCGGAAGCACCGACGGGATCGGTTCGGAGGCCTCCTTCGATCATCCCACCGACGTTGCAGTCGACGCGAAGGGTAACATTTACGTGGCCGATACGCTGAACCATGTGATTCGGAAGATCGCCACTGACGGCAAAGTCACGACGTTGACTGCTGCGTCCACCCGAAATGTGGAATACTTCCCAGGTGCGGTCGAAGACGCGGGCGATTTCTTGGACGGCGCTATTTCGTCGGCGAAATTCAATGAGCCGAGCGGAGTGGCCGTCGACGCGAAAGGCAATCTGTATGTCAGCGACCGTGGCAACCAGCGGATCCGCTACCTCGATTTTGCTTCCGGCCAAGTCACGACCGTTGCCGGCGGCGGTTCCTATGCTTCCCAAGCTTCGTATGTGGAAGGTGATTACGTCGACGGGGCAGCCGCTGCTGCACGCTTTAACGCTCCAGAAGGTCTTACGGTTACCGCCGACGGAACCGTTGTTGTTGCGGACAGCTTGAACCATGCGATCCGTTTGATTAAAGGCGGGCAAGTATCTACGCTTGCCGGTGTAGGATCCGAGTATGGCCAAACGGATGGAGTTACGGGTTCCGCTCAATTCAACCATCCGACGGATGTCACCGTACTTGCGGATGGACGTCTTGCCATCGCGGACGAGTATGGCAACAAAATCCGTGTTTTGCAGAAGTATACGAAACCCGCGACTCTCCCGAGCAAAACGATCAACGTTCTGTTGAACGGCAAATTGGTGCCTTCCGACGTGCCGGCTCAAATGAAATCGAACTACACGTTCTTGCCGGTAAGAGCCGTTTCCGAAGCTTTGCAATATAAAGTGACGAACAACAATGCCACCGACGAAGCCTTCTTGACCAAAGGCGATACGACCTACACGATCAAGAGCGGCAGCAAAACCGTCATCAAAACGGTAAACGGCGTGAATACGACGGTTACCTTGAACGCACCGGCGTTTATCAAGCAAAACCGGATGTTCCTGCCGGTCAGATTTTTCGCGGAAGAAAATAACCTCGATATCCAATGGGATCAGTCGGCAACCACCGTCGTCATCCGGGATAAAACGTTCTAA
- a CDS encoding FecR domain-containing protein: MKHFMRKGILRFMVLLLAAMPFLGVYAGTTQAATSRVAVIKSMSGTVQVKKAGGSKQFKAFTKMSLNEGDVLSTDSGASAVLQFANGTSEDDQMTVAAKSTLTFSKLSDRNGTRTKVTMFNGTSWVDVKSISTKNDEFTLETPTAVMGVRGTHFFVNVDPLTGSTSLVVAAGKVKTQTPASNGQNSVLVYPSQQIDLSSDKSPTSLADSINIINVNEVVSQASPEIIKKFIENGTAIREENNQLLDQLKKEVDQGKQPDAGTLTINNQSDLDRLSHNLDNLLGVLVKEAVDKKKIETNVLQQILDATRQKLDYTNASLLITDEEKKKQEAINRIKEQLRQQKLEQLKLEEEKRDKELQKKLEEQKKQQEEANKKALEDKQKKAQEAYEKQLSDAEKKRFQDDLQKRQQESSGTSAGSNSGGVISNPVPSFYGIIYKDAKGNEVKVPYSSLTSNELDLGELSNNNYYIQFTKDFAANQSISTLSVAKEFEEPSLLTEYETLNPEGDTYWIPLYQFASGTTVKILVSTKEYHVTVSHAAFPKGMSGWYSNNNGPSASPNITYYWNQIGDTSYVTNGYSDTLYFEFGVDASASPVVNGVDLQVLEPEESKATYHFTGSEDGSYYSYLIEGLLDNKVTTMKLTLKHGSESVGQSLTLYYVRGDIDSILNDLNTDPFTITTEAGDPISYDYLIYGIEMPQYYKQIPMSYENIVIHHQESLPWLRPSQGYLEDEYDHEYEYYSDHNGDLHVKLQPGMNEYRVDYVGMEDRTWLKLYRAELPTGVKSWSASPNSECGYCNYTRYWTPVTGLSTDELPRYYIDTTYADSVDLDIKPQSGYMIQLRLNQDVEQHVTDITYNGYQHTTALDFTDTDTDADHQFTIELHDTDNFTLWMKRTSDSDWTKAADLVVNPYFSEDLDEYAESFGFRTDDAFGAGFPPSDEMSVTTVTYLTYYLGAGSNDSRIYLKDYYSDYEDLEIRPGSENPSLTVSKVGHVFVLDGMTPSSFDPANPDTYIFEVRVWDRARLNHLDFKIYLIRSDKPLEIEHPV, encoded by the coding sequence GTGAAGCATTTCATGAGAAAAGGGATTCTGAGGTTCATGGTGCTGCTGCTCGCGGCAATGCCTTTCCTGGGCGTTTACGCGGGCACGACACAGGCGGCCACTTCCCGTGTTGCCGTCATCAAATCCATGTCGGGAACCGTACAGGTGAAGAAAGCCGGCGGCTCCAAACAATTCAAGGCGTTTACGAAAATGAGCCTGAACGAAGGCGACGTCCTGTCGACCGATTCGGGCGCCTCTGCGGTTCTCCAATTCGCGAACGGCACTTCAGAGGACGACCAAATGACGGTCGCGGCCAAATCGACGTTGACTTTCTCCAAATTGTCCGACCGCAACGGCACCCGTACCAAAGTGACGATGTTCAACGGCACTTCGTGGGTCGACGTTAAATCGATCTCGACGAAGAACGACGAGTTTACGCTGGAAACGCCGACCGCCGTCATGGGCGTGCGGGGAACGCACTTCTTCGTCAACGTGGATCCTTTAACCGGCTCGACGTCTTTGGTCGTAGCGGCGGGTAAAGTGAAGACGCAAACCCCGGCATCCAATGGGCAGAACTCCGTCCTGGTGTATCCGTCGCAACAGATCGATTTGAGTTCAGACAAATCGCCAACTTCCTTGGCGGATAGCATTAATATCATCAATGTCAATGAAGTCGTCAGCCAAGCTTCGCCTGAAATCATCAAGAAATTCATCGAGAACGGTACGGCGATCAGGGAAGAGAACAACCAGCTGCTGGATCAATTGAAGAAAGAGGTCGACCAAGGCAAGCAGCCGGATGCGGGCACTCTGACGATCAATAACCAGTCGGACTTGGATCGTCTCTCGCATAACTTGGATAACTTGTTAGGCGTGCTCGTGAAAGAAGCGGTCGACAAGAAGAAAATCGAAACCAACGTACTTCAGCAAATTTTGGACGCAACCAGGCAGAAGCTGGACTATACCAATGCCAGCCTGCTGATAACGGACGAGGAAAAGAAAAAGCAGGAAGCTATTAACCGCATCAAGGAACAGCTCCGCCAACAGAAATTGGAACAGCTGAAGTTGGAAGAAGAGAAGCGGGACAAAGAGCTGCAGAAGAAACTCGAAGAGCAGAAGAAGCAGCAAGAGGAAGCCAATAAGAAAGCTCTTGAGGACAAGCAGAAGAAAGCGCAGGAAGCATATGAGAAGCAGCTTTCGGATGCGGAGAAGAAGCGGTTCCAGGATGATCTTCAGAAGCGCCAGCAGGAGTCCAGCGGGACTTCGGCGGGCTCGAATTCCGGTGGCGTCATCTCGAATCCGGTACCGTCTTTCTACGGAATTATTTATAAAGATGCTAAGGGCAATGAAGTGAAGGTGCCTTACAGTTCGCTCACGAGCAATGAGTTGGATCTTGGCGAACTCTCGAACAACAACTACTACATCCAATTCACGAAAGATTTTGCTGCCAACCAGTCGATCAGTACTTTGAGTGTCGCTAAGGAATTCGAAGAACCGAGTCTCCTTACCGAATATGAAACTTTGAATCCCGAAGGAGATACGTACTGGATTCCGCTATATCAATTTGCATCCGGGACGACAGTCAAGATTCTAGTCAGTACGAAAGAATACCATGTGACGGTGAGTCATGCGGCGTTTCCGAAAGGAATGTCCGGGTGGTACTCCAACAACAACGGCCCATCTGCATCACCAAATATTACCTATTACTGGAATCAAATAGGCGACACATCATATGTCACGAACGGATACTCTGACACCCTTTATTTTGAATTCGGTGTGGATGCTTCGGCCAGCCCGGTGGTCAACGGAGTTGACTTACAGGTTCTGGAACCGGAAGAGTCTAAGGCGACATATCATTTTACGGGATCAGAAGACGGTAGCTACTATAGTTATTTAATCGAAGGATTGCTTGACAACAAAGTTACGACAATGAAGCTCACCTTGAAACACGGAAGCGAATCGGTCGGTCAATCTCTAACATTGTATTACGTAAGAGGGGATATTGATTCTATTCTTAATGATCTGAACACCGACCCTTTTACAATCACCACGGAAGCCGGAGATCCAATAAGTTATGATTACTTAATCTATGGCATAGAGATGCCGCAATATTATAAACAAATTCCAATGAGTTACGAGAATATCGTCATCCATCATCAAGAATCACTACCTTGGTTGAGACCATCTCAAGGTTACCTTGAAGATGAATATGACCACGAGTACGAATATTACTCAGATCATAACGGCGATCTCCATGTCAAGTTGCAGCCGGGGATGAATGAATACCGTGTCGATTATGTGGGGATGGAAGACCGCACTTGGCTGAAGTTGTATCGTGCGGAATTGCCAACTGGCGTGAAATCCTGGTCTGCATCCCCCAATAGTGAATGTGGATATTGCAACTACACCAGATATTGGACACCGGTTACAGGATTGTCGACGGATGAGCTACCGAGATATTACATCGACACTACCTATGCCGACAGTGTCGATTTGGATATCAAACCTCAATCCGGTTATATGATACAATTGCGACTCAACCAAGACGTTGAACAGCATGTAACCGACATTACCTATAATGGCTACCAGCATACGACTGCATTGGACTTTACTGACACAGACACAGACGCGGATCACCAATTTACAATTGAACTCCACGACACAGATAACTTTACTTTATGGATGAAGCGGACTTCGGATTCTGATTGGACGAAAGCGGCAGATCTCGTTGTTAACCCATATTTTTCAGAAGATCTGGATGAGTATGCCGAATCCTTTGGGTTTAGAACAGATGATGCGTTTGGAGCAGGATTTCCGCCTTCAGACGAGATGTCCGTTACTACTGTAACCTACCTAACTTACTACCTAGGAGCGGGTTCTAACGATTCTCGTATATACTTGAAAGATTATTACTCAGATTATGAAGATCTCGAAATTAGACCCGGTTCCGAAAATCCGTCATTGACCGTAAGTAAGGTTGGACATGTATTTGTCTTGGACGGTATGACACCATCATCGTTTGATCCGGCAAATCCGGATACCTATATTTTCGAGGTTCGTGTTTGGGACCGGGCACGATTGAATCATCTCGATTTCAAAATTTACTTGATTAGAAGCGACAAACCGCTCGAAATAGAACATCCGGTTTAA